From a region of the Hordeum vulgare subsp. vulgare unplaced genomic scaffold, MorexV3_pseudomolecules_assembly, whole genome shotgun sequence genome:
- the LOC123420796 gene encoding 30S ribosomal protein S18, chloroplastic, translating into MYTSKQPFLKSKQPFSKSKQTFNKSKQPFRKSKQTFRKFKQPFRKSKQPFRRRPRIGPGDRIDYRNMSLINRFISEQGKILSRRINRLTLKQQRLITLAIKQARILSFLPFRNYENEKQFQAQSISIITGSRPRKNRHIPQLTQKYNSNRNLRNYNQNLRNNNRNLSSDC; encoded by the coding sequence ATGTATACATCTAAACAACCTTTTCTTAAATCTAAGCAACCCTTTAGTAAATCCAAGCAAACTTTTAATAAATCCAAGCAACCCTTTCGTAAATCCAAGCAAACTTTTCGTAAATTCAAACAACCTTTTCGTAAATCTAAACAACCTTTTCGTAGGCGTCCCCGGATTGGCCCGGGAGATCGAATTGATTATAGAAACATGAGTTTAATTAATAGATTTATTAGTGAACAAGGAAAAATATTATCGAGACGAATAAATAGATTAACCTTGAAACAACAACGATTAATTACTCTTGCTATAAAACAGGCTCGTATTTTATCTTTTTTACCGTTTCGTAACTATGAGAACGAAAAACAATTTCAAGCCCAGTCAATTTCAATAATTACAGGTTCTAGACCCAGAAAAAATAGACATATTCCTCAATTAACGCAAAAGTACAATTCCAATCGAAACTTAAGAAACTACAACCAaaatttaagaaacaacaaccggAACTTAAGTTCCGATTGTTGA